TAAGTCTTTTTTAGTATATAAGTGGAGCCGAAATCAGGTAAGGCACTTTTGCTTCGCTCAAACCGTTGACCCAGTAGGCAGTGTTAGCTAGCAATGGGAACATCGAAGCACTGGGAATGTCAGATAATCGCCTCGGTTATAGAAAAAATATTATGGTGTGGTATAGTAGTTAAATCGAATCGCGCTTGCTCCTCTTTTTGAACGAAGTAAGGAGAGGATGTAAGTGGCGAAGGAAGAATGAGTGAGCAATTTTTTGGATATGTTTTCGGAATCCGATTTACATCGCCTGTATAATAGTATTGGTCCGTGGAACTGCCCTACTGACTAAAAGCCAAGACTTACCTAATAGCAGATCTTGGGAAATCTGTCAAACCCCCTAACCCTCTTGGTAAAACATCCAATCAACATGGTAGACGGGAAAGTAGAAATCAACTCCTTCGGCGCGATGGAGGTAGCCTTGGTAGTAGAGAAACCTACTACGGGAGTAAGTCATTTTAACTAAGGACGGTTCGACTGAAACACTCAGCACTATTTTCAAGTTAGATGACTGGAATCTACACTGCCGATGAATTACAACAGCTGATCACCCACGAGTCAGAGCGATGGCGACCACTGGTATTTACTAATGGGTGTTTTGATCTACTACACATTGGTCATGTGCGTTACTTAAAGATTGCCAAATCCTTGGGTTCATCTCTAGTGGTGGGGCTAAATAGTGATCAATCAGTAAACCGCATTAAACCATCACAGCCAGGATATCCTCCCCGACCACTGGTTCCTGAAATACAGAGGGCAGAAATTCTGGCAACTCTCAAACCCGTAGATGGGGTAGTGATTTTTGCTGAAACCACAGCTACTCGTTTAATTGAAGCATTGCAACCAGAGGTGTATGTTAAAGGGGGTGACTACAGTCTATCAACTTTACCAGAAGCCCCGATTGTTCAATCCTACGGGGGGCGGATTGAGTTAGTCCAGGTTGAATTTCCTACCTCCACTACTCAAATCATTAACCGCATTCTTCAGGCTCGATAAGCACGTGAGAATAGAGAATGCTTGAAATTTGGTAAGTTGTTGTGGGTGTGAATTGCTTATTTGTCAATTTTGGAAAAAACTTTTTATACCCTCGGATGTTGTCTCTCCCTCACCGGTATCTCCCTATCTACTTCAGTAGAGGCACGCTTACATTAGGCATGATAGCACCCTTACATTAGGTACTAAGCACGCTTACACACTTACACGCTTAACTATTAACCATTAACCAAACCCAACACCTAACCCCTAAGCCCTAAGAATTAACCTCCAAGTTAATTCTTAGGGCTTAGGAGTGAAGTACCGCTAGAGATAATTGACGGACTACGATCGGTGAAATTTTGGCACAAGTTCTTCATCTTGACACTCCCCGCCCTGGAAGGACGGGGATTCTTGATTCAACGAGATGACTTGTTCAACCAGGCCGGAGCCAGGAAAAATAGAGGTCTCCTCTCCCCAAGCGTATTTGGTCTATGACCCAGGTTTCGGTGTGCCCCACCGTACCTTGTCTTGATGCAATAGCGAGTGGGGGTTTCCCCCAAGACCGCGCTGCATCGCTTTTTTTTTATATATATAGATAGATACTTTTTTAATCTAATTTTTTTCATAGACGTAAAGAGTCGTTAGACCAAATTACGCAATATGCATCTGATACATATTTTTTACGTTGCCTACTTATTTTTAGATAGTATTTATCTAGCTTTTTAGTTTATTATTTATAATATAATCATAACACGCTCTGTGAAAACTGTCAAGTTTTAGCTGAAAAATCAAGCCGTCCTATAAGGACGGGGCGCGATTACCCAATTTTTTCGGTAAAAGGTTTAAGGTTAGACAATTATAAGCTTGAAGGTTGTATACAAGCGGTTCCTTGCCGTAGTCTAGGTTAAAAGCATGAACTTGCTTGACTCTCGACTTTAAAACCTATCACATTCAACCTTCTTGAGTGCAACCTCAAACCCTACCCTTCATGAGCGATCAAACGGCCCCTTTCCCAGCAGAAGTCTCTAACACAGTTGCCGAACTCCAGCGCCAGCTAAAGTCTAGTTCTGAAAAAAAACAACAGGCTTTGATTCAGGAACTTGCCAGCACTGGCACTGCCGGGTTAGACGTGTTAATGGAATTTTTACAGGAGCAACGTGCCAACCCGACTATCCTCAGTGCTGGTTTTGCCTATCAAGCCCTCCATCAAGCCAATATGCCCAAAACCAATGAATTTCTGCAAACCTATTTTCCTACTGGGGTTGTACCCCTACGTTCTGAAGCAGGCATTGATTACACACCCGTGCAACAGCTGCTAGTTAAACAAGACTTTCTCGCAGCTGACCGTCTTACTCTCGAAAAACTCTGTGAGTTAGCAGGAGCTGCTGCTCTACAGAGAAGATGGCTGTATTTTTCGGAAGTAGACAATTTCCCGATTACAGATTTGCAAACTATTGATATCTTGTGGGTTATTCACTCTCAAGGCAAATTTGGATTTTCTGTGCAGCGGGAGCTTTGGTTGTCTTTGGGCAAGAACTGGGAAAAACTTTGGCCAAAAATTGGTTGGAAAACTGGCAATCGCTGGACCCGATATCCCCATGAGTTTATCTGGGATCTCAGTGCACCAAAAGGTCATTTGCCTCTTTCCAATCAGCTCAGAGGTGTTCGGGTATTTTCCTCTTTGCTTTCTCATCCAGCTTGGTCTAGTCGGACATCACTCCCATAAGCGGTCAGGAACGAAAAAACCACAAAAATGCTTCTGATACCGAAAAATTTGGCATTATTTAAGCATTTATTTTCCTGAGAATTTGTTTACTTCACTACTCTATCTGGGAACCTTAAGTGTTGTGGGTAGCACTACAGTAGCCAGTGGACTGTGGTGCTACCAAAGGTAACCATGGGCAATGGGGTGGTTATGGCAAAAGAAAATCAACTTTTTTGTACTTTGGATGGTTTGACTCCTAAAGAACGGGAAAAAAAACGACTGAAAACTCTTCGGGATTTAGGTCTACTCGAAGCAGAAACAGTACCAGTTTTCGACGAGGCAACTCAGACTACTGCCAGATTTTTAGATGTGCCTATCTGCATTTTGGGCTTTATGGTACAAACGCAACAGCACATCAAATCAGCTGTGGGATTATCTAGAATCGGGCTAATGAATCGAGTGGCACAGTCCCGTCAGTTGCCCCGTAGTGAATGCTTTTGTAGCTATGTAGTAGATAGTCATCAAATGTTGGCGATTAATGATACAGTCGCCAACCCTGTCTTTGCTAGTAGTGTACTGGTTCACCACTACGGTATCCGTTCTTACTTAGGTGCACCACTGTTAACTGCTGACGGAGAGTGTTTAGGTACCCTAGCAGTTATGGATTTAGTACCTCGCAATTTTACCACCAAAGATTATGAGTTTTTGGCAATTACGGCTCGCTGGAGTCTCAGTGAATTTGAGCGGAATCATTTTTTGAAAAAAGAGCGTGACCGCTTTGTTAACTGGCTACCTAACTCTTCAACAGAGCCTCAGCACTCTCAGGAAGTCGAGTCTGATCGCCAAACTTCGAGCCCTAGGAATGTCTCTCTAGATGGGATAGCTGGTTTTAACTCAGTTCACACCATTAAGTACAAATTACTAACTCAGCTGACACAGGAATTGCGCACACCTCTAACATCGATTATGGGAATGGCTAGTGTATTAAGTCGCCAAGTTTATGGGTCTTTGACTGATAAACAAAAAGAATATCTAGAAATTGTTTATTGCAGTGGTCGTCAGCTGGTCTTGATGGTTGATGAAATTCTTTGCTTGGGGATTTTTGAGGAAAACAGCGAACAACTAAATTTAACTGCTGTAGATATTGAAATGCTCTGTCAACAAGCAATGAACAATTTAGCACAGATAGCCCAGCAACATCGACAAAAGTTGCATCTATCTGTAGAGCCAGGGAATCGTATCTGGTTTCTGGATAAAGAAAAGGTGCGACAAATGCTATATTACCTTATATTCAGTGTGATTTACTCGGCTGAGGCAGGGGGTGAAGTACGCATCCATGTCTCTCGAAAAACTGATTTGGAGAGGGCTAATGTTGTGTCTTTGAAAATCGCGGTTTGGGTTTCTCACCCCTGGCTCGGAGATGGTCTACCTCAGATGTACGGACAAATTTCTGAGTTACCGTTACAATCCCCCTCAGCAGCAGCAGCGGTTGCTAATGCTTTAGAAACCCCATTCATCACTGAAGCACTGGGAATAAGTGAACTACCTTCGAGTTCAAACTTCCTCTGTGACAATCAGTTTTTATCCAGTTCTTTTGATCCAGAAACTACTAGTTGGGGTTCTGAATCGGAAAAAAGACCTCAGAATAGTGAATCTCGTGAAAGTTTAGGGCTATTACTAAGCTGCCATTTAGCTAAACGCCATAGAGGAAAAATTTCTGTTCAAGGTTTGCCAGAGTTAGGGTATCGCTACGTGATTACTTTACCTAAATTAGAGTCTCCTGATCAAAACTGTTAAACCACTGTTCCGATTCATTGACTCCTATGTTAAACTAATCTAGGCAAAGGTACTGTCAAGGTGATATAGCCATCAGACCTAGACCGTATTTATCAAAAAAACTCATAAATAGAAGACTAACGGCTGATCAGGGTTGCTCAGTTAAGAAATTATTTAATTTTGCTTAGTCTTTCTGAAGTGGTCGATAGCAAAAGTGCTAAAGACCCCCTGAGAACGCCAGCTTTTCGGGAAGCGTCGAAAAGTTTTTTAGTATTTGGTGAATGAATCCTGATCTAAAATCAAAGATTATAGATGGGGTGGCTTCAAATAAAAAATAGACAATGAATTCAGCTTGGCAACAGTTTACTCTCTCAAATTTACAGCTGTATCGGTGGCGAGGCACTAGCTATTTGTATCGCCTGGTGGGACTCCTAGATGCTTGGCGTCAGAGTAGCTTGCTCCTACAGTGGTCTGACGCAATAGGAGCGATGATAGTTGCTCTGGTGTTCAGTTTAGCTCCTTTTGTGTCCAATGCTCTAGTAGGCATCTTGTTAATTGCAAGTGCAGGGTTCTGGGTATTGCTAACCCTATCTGATGATACAGGAAAGCCCAAGGTAAGCCCCATTCATCTGTTAGTTTTCTTCTACTGGAGTGTTGCCACTATAGCCACCGCACTCTCTCCGGTGAAAGGTGCTGCCTGTAGTGGTTTGGTGAAATTAACCCTTTATTTGTTGTTTTTTGCCCTGATGGCAAGGGTATTGCGTTCCGGTCGGCTTCGTAGCTGGATTATTACCCTGTTTCTGCATATATCACTCATTGTCAGTATTTACGGCTTGCGGCAGTGGTTTTTTGGGGCTGAAGCATTAGCTACCTGGGTAGACCCCACTTCAGCAGCAGCAAAACTGACACGGGTCTATAGTTATCTGGGCAACCCGAATTTACTAGCTGGTTATCTGATCCCAGCAGTAGCATTGAGTTTGGCAGCAGTATTTGTCTGGCAGGGTTTGCTCCCCAAAGCCTTAGCACTGACGATGGTGGTCGTTAATTCAGTTTGTCTAGTGCTAACTTTTAGTCGGGGTGGATGGATTGGTTTTGTTGTTTGTATTTTCGTCTTCTTGATCCTGCTGGTGTATTGGTACAGTGTACAGTTGCCCCCTAAATTACGCCCTTGGGCAATGCCAGCGCTATTAAGCAGTTGTGCTGGGGTGATGCTTCTTGCAGTCATGTTTGTTCCAGCTATACGCGATCGCATTGCTAGTATTTTTGTTGGTCGGGAAGATAGTAGTAACAACTTCCGCATGAATGTTTGGTCTGCTGTGGTGGACATGATTCGTGACCGACCGATCATTGGCATTGGTCCAGGTAACAACGCCTTCAACAAAATCTATCCCCTTTTCCAACGCCCGAAATATACCGCCCTCAGTGCCTATTCCATTTTCCTAGAAACTGCTGTAGAAATGGGTTTGATCGGGATGTTATGTTTCTTGTGGTTGCTGATGGTCACTATAAACCAAGGTATGCAACAACTGAGTCGTCTGAGAAATTTAGCTAACCGTCAGGGATTTTGGCTGATGGGAGCCATTGCCACCATGTCAGGAATGCTCGGCCATGGTCTGGTAGATACGGTTTGGTACCGTCCTCAAGTACAGACCCTATGGTGGCTAGTTGTCGCCATTATTGCCAGTTTCTATGTCAATCCGAATTCTGACCCGTCAAAAGTTTAGAATTTGCAGGTTGCTTTGGAGGTTGGAGGTTACAAGTTACCAAGTTACAGGTTGCTAGTTTTGTGGTGACCTACCAACCTTGGCCAAAAAGCCACGCGTGCGCGTTTAACCTTGGCCAAAAGGCCAGGCATTCGCGAACAACCTACCAAGCAACTAACCAACCTTGGCTAAAAGGCCACGGGTGCGCGTTCAACCTTCAATAACGTTTTAGAGCCCTTGCCATATCTCGCTGATCCTGACGCCTCTTGATCGTCTCGCGCTTATCATGGAGCTTTTTCCCTCTGCCCAAACCAATGCTGACTTTAACTAAGCCGCGCTTCAAATAAATCTTTAAGGGGACAAGGGTTAAACCTTGCTGTTCTAATTTACCGGTGAGCTTATTGATTTCCTTACGGTGCAGCAGTAGTTTTCGGCTGCGACGGGGGTCATGATTAAAATATTCGTTGATATTTTGGTACGGAGAGATATGGACATTGAGCAGCCACGCTTCTCCACCACGAATCAACCCATAGCCATCCCGCAAGTTGACCTTGCCAACTCGGATAGACTTCACCTCCGTTCCCTTTAACTCAATCCCCGCCTCGTAAGTCTCTAAAATTTGGTAGAGAAAACGAGCTTGTCGATTATCACTAATAACTTTATAACTTTCACCTTTATCACTCATAGTCTTGCCACTCCCACAAGCTTGCAGTTATGTGACAGCTCCTACACTGACCCGTTGGGTTCAGTGTAGGCTTCCCAACCAATCCGGGTATCCCTTAGGAGGCGCTGGGCTTTAAGAACGGACTGCCCTTCCGCTCTGTTTTTTATATTTATCGCTGCATTATGGTCTCTATCAAGACTGCACCCGCAATCAGGACAATCGTGCCATCTGACATGCAGTTTTTTAGGAACTTTCCTCCCGCAATTGGAACAATTCTGTGAGGTGTTCTGAGCACTTACTGGAATAGCCAACAAGCCAGCATTCAAGGCTTTGCTTGTCAGTATCGTCAGGAAGCTTGACCACCCAGCATCCAACACAGATTTAGCAAATCGGGATTTAGCTAATCCCTTAACATTTAGCTTTTCATGGGCTAATACATCATATTTGGACAACAAGTAATTTGCTGTCTTGAAATGAAAGTATTTTCGCTGATCAGCTACTTTTTTGTGCTGCCTACCAAGTTGCTTAATAGCCTTGATTCTATTGTTACTACCCTTCTTCCGTCGAGATACCCGCTTCTGGATAACCTTTAATCTTTTTTGAGACTTTCGGTAATATTGCGGGATTTTTATTGTCTCCCCTTCGGAAGTAGTCAAGAACTCTTTAAGCCCAACGTCAATACCAACTATTGATTCAGGATTAAGATCAGGCTTAACCTCAGGCACAGTCTTGTCTTCTAGATAGAGCACCAAGTAATAGCCATCACATTTTTTAGTGATAGAAGCCGTCTTGATTTTGAATATATCAGGGATAGGGCGATGCAGGATGACCTTAACTTTCCCTATCTTTGGTAGATTGATCAGATTACCTTCTAAGCACCCTTCTTTCATTTGAGGGTAAGTAAACGTACGGTAGCGATGGCGTTTCTTAAACCTGGGTCTACCGCTACGTTTTCCGTTACTATCTCCTTTGATAAACCTGTCAAAGGCTAACTTTACCCTTTTGACTATGTCTTGAAGTACTTGAGAATGGATGTCCTTATACCAAGGATGGGTATTTTTTAGGCTAGGTAAGGTCTTTTTTTGACTGTAATAATCCGGGTTTTCCCTTAGTTCTGGAAGGTGGCAAACAAGAGGACAAGCGTTGATAGAACAACGATTTTGCTCGTACCAATTGAACCTATCAGCCAACAAGTAGTTATACTGAGCGCATAACATTGACAGCCATTGATCTATTTTAATTGATTGATTTTTGGTTGGTTTTAACTTGTACTGATAAGCTATTCGCATTACTTTTAATCCTGTTTATCGACCCATTACAATGGTAACATACGTACCTGGGGGGGGTAACATGTAAGCTAAAATCCTTACTGGGTAATAAGTTCAGACCATCTGTTACAAAAAGATACATTCTGTTTTGGGCGCTTCATTGGACGTATTTATAAGGTTTTGAACTTGCCATTAAATGAATCGAGAGTTAATTTGGGTCTTTATCTTCCCTGAGTTCATTGGCCTCAAAGGCTTATATAGAAAGCTTTTCAGCCTTGTTGTTACCCCCTCAGCATACGTACAGTCGTGTGGCAAGCCATAATTAAAGATCAAAAATTGACAATTAGAGTTACTGATTTTGAAAAAAAGCAATTAGAACAAGAAGCCCGCGTGGAATGACTCAATATGAACTACTTAGAAGTTTGATAGCTCGCTTCCCGTATCCGTGCATACCCTGTGCAAAATTCATCCCACACTCATGCTGCGCATGTTCGTTGTGGGGCTTCTTTTGCCGCTAGCTAAACTTATAGCCATTAGTGGCGATATGCCCTAGGCATCTGCCCTGTAAGCAATCACTCTCTTGGTGCGCGTTCCCTACCGCTTTGAACCAGCGCGGGGTTCCACCCCATATTTAGTTTGGCTTTCTGATTGGGTGACAACCCAGCTGGATAGAGAAGTACTCGATAGAGAAGTAATAAATGCACTCTGACTAACTCCCTCAGCAACTGACAGAGGATATTCTCTGTCAGTTGCTGGGTTTTTTTGTGTTGATATCAGTTTTTACATTACAGAAGATTTGTGATATAAATATTTATAATATTTAATATAAAGTAACAATCCACTACCTAGAGGCAGGAAAAATTAACTATGGGACTCTTTGGCAATTTGTTCAGCTCTCAGACCAAGTACGTTGATGAGGACAGCCAGGACATGGCACAGTCCATAGAAGCTAACCAGTCCCAAGAGTATTTCTTGGACACAGATCAAGCCAAGACCATGGGAAACATTGACTACATGCGCAGCAGTGTTAAGGTCAAGAAATCCTTTCCCAAGACCAAAACTGCTATTTTAAGCGGTGAAGTGGTAGAGCAGATCTCTGCTACGGATAAAGTCACCCTTTCCCAAAATGAGACACCTATGGCCACGTCTGAGCCTGCTTCCCAGTCTGGAGCTACATCCCAGTCTGCAGCTACATCAGGACAAAACGGTCAGGTAAGCTCTCAACGCCGTCGTCCTGACTCAAGCATGGATCAGTTCCGCAAAATGGCTCAGGATCTAAGAAAGGGTTAATTTACTGCTGTGTAGATTGACTCCAATTCTACAAGGCATGATCAAATCTTAACTGCACCAGTGGCAAATTTGATTTTGAGATAATCCTCTTCCATCTTGGCTCCTGAAGGTTTCAGGGCTGCTAAAGCTTGGGGGAGGACTAAATTGCGCCGATGGTTACCAATGCGAACATTCAATTCATCTCCTGTTTGAGTAAGCTGTATTTTGTCTTTGGGTATACCAGGTAGATAGAGTTCTAGGCTGTACTCATTTTTATGCTGTATTACTCTAATGGTGTTTTCTTGGTAATACACTTGAGTGGGATCTTCTGAACCATAGAGGGTTTCTTTGAGACGCTCCAACGCCTCAATACCGCACATCTCTTGGGAATAGAGGGGAACTTCTTTAATGGGTAAAGGGCGGAAATTGTCGTGAATTTCTTGGCGGTACTGTTGCTGATTTTCTTTCCAGCGTTGGAAAAATGGGTCAGTTACTTGGTCGGGAATAATCCGATTGGCAACAACTAGATCAGTGGCAACGTTGTATAGGCTTAAGTAAGCATGAGCTCGTAAGGACTCCTTAATCACCATTCTCTCAGGATTAGTGACCAGCCGCACTGATGTTTGTTGGTTGTCAGTGAGTACCTTCTCTAGGGCTTCAATTTGTTCATAAAACTCATAGGGAGCATCCATGACCTCTTTATCTGGTAAAGAAAACCCAGCAATGGGTTTGAATAACGGTTCAACCAAAGGTCTCAGAGCAACTGACATACTTTGTAGTGGCTTATAAAAACGGCGCATATACCAGCCACTGACTTCTGGTAAGCTCAGTAACCGTAGCGCAGTACCAGTGGGAGCTGAGTCAATAACCAGAACATCGTACTCGTCTTCATCGTAGTGACGTTTCATGCGGACGAGACCGAAAATTTCATCCATACCAGGAAGAACAGCTAATTCTTCTGCCTGTACCCCATCTAAGCCCCTCGCTTGCAGCACTTGGGTAATGTAACGCTTAACCGCTCCCCAGTTTCCTTCCAATTCCATCAGAGCGTCAAGTTCTGCTCCCCAAAGGTTGGGGCGGACTAATCGGGGGTCGTGACTTAGTTCAATATCAAAACTATCTGCTAGGGAGTGAGCTGGGTCAGTACTCAGAACTAGGGTTTTGTAGCCTAACTCGGCACAACGCAAGCCAGTAGCAGCGGCTACAGAGGTTTTTCCTACTCCTCCTTTACCGGTCATCAAAATTACGCGCATGGTATGCTCCAGCTGTTCTGAGAAAAGTTTACATTTATTTACTTTACATTACTGTACAAAAGCTGCTTAAGTACGTCCAGGCGTGAACAGTCCCAATAATCTATATGAGAAACAATTAATCCCTCAGCATTTAGCTTTAACTCGCTCCAGCCAGGAATAGTAATTCGAGGTTTCCAGGGTAATGGCGTAGTCCAGCTCAGAGTCCAGCGGGTTCTAATTGTATCTCCTGAGTGGGAAATGTGTTGCAAATCTAGATGGGGCTCAAGGAACCAGCGATTGATAAAGGCAATCATTTGTTTGTAACGCTCAAGCCCGCGAAACTGGTTGAGGGGGTCTTTAAAATAGACGTCTGAGGCGTAGATGCTATAAGTTTGGTCAGCTGGGAACCTTTGATAGTCTTGTTCGATAATTTGGGCTATGGACTGACGAATCTCTTGTTGGTCAGGGTCTTCTGTGTTATTATACCGATTTGTATTCATACGTTGTATTCATACAGGTATTAATAACCTAATATATTTCGTTATTTAGTTGTTAGTCCTACTGGCTTGTTCAAACAAGGGTTTTTTGGCAATTGGATCTAACCCGACCGAAGTCAGCAGTTTGTGCAAAGCTTCTTTCAAGTTCTCGTCATTGGGGCTCTGCCTTCGCAACTCTACCAGAGTGGTTAATGTTTCGTACCAAAGCCGATCATTTGCGTAGATTGCAACACGCTGTTGGGGGGTTGCTTGCTTTAGAAGTTGCGCTAGGTTTGGATCTTCTTCAACTCGCTTGACCCCACCATCAATATAGATATTGTTTGACGAGTCACCGGGATCAATCAATCTTACCTGCCAGTGATAGTTCTGATTAACTTCTAAGGGAGGTAGGTTCACAAAGGGAGGAATGGTTATACTCCTAATTCCAGGATCTACAGTATCGGGTAAGGGATACTTGACTGAGTAAAGCTCCTTGCCATCAGCATTTTTAAACACCAAATTTAAGTATAGCCCTGATGCGAATACTATACAGGGCATATACCAAGAGAAAGTGGGGTATTCAGCAAGAGTTGTTCCCATGCCAGAAAGGGGAACCAACGCTACAGGAGGAGTTTTGAGGTCTGATATATAGTAGCAATCCCCCCTAGTTCCTCCAGGACGTCCGAGATCCGAAGGTTCCCCTGTAGGAGGTGGATTATATTCAGATAAATAACTTTCCCAGTGCTTGGGTATCTTCTCAATCAGTTCCCTCCCTAGGGAAAAACTCGCCTGAGCTTGTACCTGGGCTGGAAGATTGACTGCCAGACTGAAAGCCAAAGCAACCATTAAGAGCGTAAATTTTGATGAACGTGTTAACCAAGCCATGATAAAACTATTCCCTGGTAGAGCCAAGTTTCTCTTAAGTAAGCAGGATAAGTGAAAAGTATGGCAGAACAACAGCCCTTCGAGGCACCCGTAACCCCTCTAAGAGGATCAGGTTTTCAGACCTTACCTACGTCATTTTAACAATAACTTCAGGTATTTGATACATCGCCACTATAAGCTTATAATCTTGTCGAAATCTTCATCTGTTCTTCATCTGATTTACTCATGATTCTGAATTCAGCTTCATTTTTTAAAGAGCGACAAAAATTCGACAAAACTATCCGACCAATTGGAGCATCTGCCTTGCAAGGTATAGCATTTTGGAGAGAAAAAATAATTGCTATCGACTCGATAAAGGGCTATCTCATAGAAATTGATCCCTTCACAGATAACACAAG
The Moorena sp. SIOASIH genome window above contains:
- a CDS encoding transposase, whose protein sequence is MRIAYQYKLKPTKNQSIKIDQWLSMLCAQYNYLLADRFNWYEQNRCSINACPLVCHLPELRENPDYYSQKKTLPSLKNTHPWYKDIHSQVLQDIVKRVKLAFDRFIKGDSNGKRSGRPRFKKRHRYRTFTYPQMKEGCLEGNLINLPKIGKVKVILHRPIPDIFKIKTASITKKCDGYYLVLYLEDKTVPEVKPDLNPESIVGIDVGLKEFLTTSEGETIKIPQYYRKSQKRLKVIQKRVSRRKKGSNNRIKAIKQLGRQHKKVADQRKYFHFKTANYLLSKYDVLAHEKLNVKGLAKSRFAKSVLDAGWSSFLTILTSKALNAGLLAIPVSAQNTSQNCSNCGRKVPKKLHVRWHDCPDCGCSLDRDHNAAINIKNRAEGQSVLKAQRLLRDTRIGWEAYTEPNGSV
- the smpB gene encoding SsrA-binding protein SmpB, whose translation is MSDKGESYKVISDNRQARFLYQILETYEAGIELKGTEVKSIRVGKVNLRDGYGLIRGGEAWLLNVHISPYQNINEYFNHDPRRSRKLLLHRKEINKLTGKLEQQGLTLVPLKIYLKRGLVKVSIGLGRGKKLHDKRETIKRRQDQRDMARALKRY
- a CDS encoding IctB family putative bicarbonate transporter → MNSAWQQFTLSNLQLYRWRGTSYLYRLVGLLDAWRQSSLLLQWSDAIGAMIVALVFSLAPFVSNALVGILLIASAGFWVLLTLSDDTGKPKVSPIHLLVFFYWSVATIATALSPVKGAACSGLVKLTLYLLFFALMARVLRSGRLRSWIITLFLHISLIVSIYGLRQWFFGAEALATWVDPTSAAAKLTRVYSYLGNPNLLAGYLIPAVALSLAAVFVWQGLLPKALALTMVVVNSVCLVLTFSRGGWIGFVVCIFVFLILLVYWYSVQLPPKLRPWAMPALLSSCAGVMLLAVMFVPAIRDRIASIFVGREDSSNNFRMNVWSAVVDMIRDRPIIGIGPGNNAFNKIYPLFQRPKYTALSAYSIFLETAVEMGLIGMLCFLWLLMVTINQGMQQLSRLRNLANRQGFWLMGAIATMSGMLGHGLVDTVWYRPQVQTLWWLVVAIIASFYVNPNSDPSKV
- a CDS encoding GUN4 domain-containing protein; translated protein: MSDQTAPFPAEVSNTVAELQRQLKSSSEKKQQALIQELASTGTAGLDVLMEFLQEQRANPTILSAGFAYQALHQANMPKTNEFLQTYFPTGVVPLRSEAGIDYTPVQQLLVKQDFLAADRLTLEKLCELAGAAALQRRWLYFSEVDNFPITDLQTIDILWVIHSQGKFGFSVQRELWLSLGKNWEKLWPKIGWKTGNRWTRYPHEFIWDLSAPKGHLPLSNQLRGVRVFSSLLSHPAWSSRTSLP
- a CDS encoding DUF928 domain-containing protein translates to MAWLTRSSKFTLLMVALAFSLAVNLPAQVQAQASFSLGRELIEKIPKHWESYLSEYNPPPTGEPSDLGRPGGTRGDCYYISDLKTPPVALVPLSGMGTTLAEYPTFSWYMPCIVFASGLYLNLVFKNADGKELYSVKYPLPDTVDPGIRSITIPPFVNLPPLEVNQNYHWQVRLIDPGDSSNNIYIDGGVKRVEEDPNLAQLLKQATPQQRVAIYANDRLWYETLTTLVELRRQSPNDENLKEALHKLLTSVGLDPIAKKPLFEQASRTNN
- a CDS encoding TRC40/GET3/ArsA family transport-energizing ATPase, encoding MRVILMTGKGGVGKTSVAAATGLRCAELGYKTLVLSTDPAHSLADSFDIELSHDPRLVRPNLWGAELDALMELEGNWGAVKRYITQVLQARGLDGVQAEELAVLPGMDEIFGLVRMKRHYDEDEYDVLVIDSAPTGTALRLLSLPEVSGWYMRRFYKPLQSMSVALRPLVEPLFKPIAGFSLPDKEVMDAPYEFYEQIEALEKVLTDNQQTSVRLVTNPERMVIKESLRAHAYLSLYNVATDLVVANRIIPDQVTDPFFQRWKENQQQYRQEIHDNFRPLPIKEVPLYSQEMCGIEALERLKETLYGSEDPTQVYYQENTIRVIQHKNEYSLELYLPGIPKDKIQLTQTGDELNVRIGNHRRNLVLPQALAALKPSGAKMEEDYLKIKFATGAVKI
- a CDS encoding adenylyltransferase/cytidyltransferase family protein — its product is MTGIYTADELQQLITHESERWRPLVFTNGCFDLLHIGHVRYLKIAKSLGSSLVVGLNSDQSVNRIKPSQPGYPPRPLVPEIQRAEILATLKPVDGVVIFAETTATRLIEALQPEVYVKGGDYSLSTLPEAPIVQSYGGRIELVQVEFPTSTTQIINRILQAR
- a CDS encoding GAF domain-containing sensor histidine kinase, whose amino-acid sequence is MVLPKVTMGNGVVMAKENQLFCTLDGLTPKEREKKRLKTLRDLGLLEAETVPVFDEATQTTARFLDVPICILGFMVQTQQHIKSAVGLSRIGLMNRVAQSRQLPRSECFCSYVVDSHQMLAINDTVANPVFASSVLVHHYGIRSYLGAPLLTADGECLGTLAVMDLVPRNFTTKDYEFLAITARWSLSEFERNHFLKKERDRFVNWLPNSSTEPQHSQEVESDRQTSSPRNVSLDGIAGFNSVHTIKYKLLTQLTQELRTPLTSIMGMASVLSRQVYGSLTDKQKEYLEIVYCSGRQLVLMVDEILCLGIFEENSEQLNLTAVDIEMLCQQAMNNLAQIAQQHRQKLHLSVEPGNRIWFLDKEKVRQMLYYLIFSVIYSAEAGGEVRIHVSRKTDLERANVVSLKIAVWVSHPWLGDGLPQMYGQISELPLQSPSAAAAVANALETPFITEALGISELPSSSNFLCDNQFLSSSFDPETTSWGSESEKRPQNSESRESLGLLLSCHLAKRHRGKISVQGLPELGYRYVITLPKLESPDQNC
- a CDS encoding DUF2358 domain-containing protein; this translates as MNTNRYNNTEDPDQQEIRQSIAQIIEQDYQRFPADQTYSIYASDVYFKDPLNQFRGLERYKQMIAFINRWFLEPHLDLQHISHSGDTIRTRWTLSWTTPLPWKPRITIPGWSELKLNAEGLIVSHIDYWDCSRLDVLKQLLYSNVK